A genome region from uncultured Roseibium sp. includes the following:
- a CDS encoding GntR family transcriptional regulator, producing the protein MEPKSRKRGQSSAEVAEAIRQAIRAGDLLPGMQVKQADWAQRLGVSRVPVREALGILESEGLLAHEPHQGFAVATLTDSEIRQLYLLRRLIDREIAATVVWPTEAVLDQLRAIDQQAEAAIAANDIAQWLSSNDRFVLGVYALCPLEILVGEATKLWRRTETVRSSRVRYEWNTLSPEAIRQTVGRILKMLETQDRSGLKAALGRLTHIRKANVARAFAP; encoded by the coding sequence ATGGAGCCAAAAAGCCGGAAAAGAGGCCAGAGCAGCGCCGAAGTCGCAGAAGCAATACGCCAGGCGATTCGCGCAGGAGACCTGCTGCCGGGGATGCAGGTGAAGCAGGCGGACTGGGCGCAGCGGCTGGGGGTCAGTCGGGTGCCGGTGCGCGAGGCGCTGGGGATCCTCGAATCCGAAGGGCTTCTGGCGCATGAGCCGCATCAGGGATTTGCGGTGGCAACCCTCACCGATAGCGAGATCCGCCAGCTTTATCTTCTGCGCCGCCTCATTGACCGGGAAATCGCGGCGACTGTCGTGTGGCCGACCGAGGCCGTTCTGGACCAATTGCGCGCCATCGACCAACAAGCGGAGGCCGCGATCGCGGCGAACGATATCGCGCAATGGCTGTCCAGTAACGACCGGTTCGTCCTGGGCGTCTATGCCCTGTGTCCGCTGGAGATCCTGGTGGGAGAGGCAACCAAGCTCTGGCGGAGAACGGAAACCGTGCGATCGAGCCGGGTGCGCTACGAATGGAACACGCTGAGTCCGGAGGCGATCCGTCAGACCGTCGGGCGCATTCTGAAGATGCTGGAAACACAGGACCGTTCGGGCTTGAAGGCGGCTTTGGGGCGGTTGACCCACATCAGAAAAGCAAACGTTGCCCGGGCCTTCGCGCCATAG
- a CDS encoding CoA transferase: MTDTSTSLPPAALLEGIRVIDLTNVLSGPFCTYQMALLGAEVIKVENPEGGDLARKLGASPALNARLMGASFQAQNSGKKSIVLDLKSDHGRTVFLDLVRTADVLVENFRPGVMKRLGLDYAVLSDLNPGLIYCAISGFGQDGPLKNSPAYDQIIQGMSGIMSVTGTPDTAPLRVGYPVADTIGGLTGAFATMAALVARARSGQGQFIDVSMLDSSIVSMGWIVSNFLSAGIQPAPIGNENMTAAPSGTFMAADGPLNIAANKDDQFRNLCELIDRADLLQDPRFAERETRKLNRAALNAEINEALAKNTVAHWVTALTGLGVPAGPVLSVPQVLAHQQVTGRRLVQEVGEPDAQGQCTRVTRAGYRLGGSEPAARMPPPELGEHTQEVLEFLGLAPTTIEELRRDRIVGG; this comes from the coding sequence ATGACCGATACATCCACCTCCCTTCCGCCCGCGGCCCTGCTCGAAGGCATACGCGTCATCGACCTGACGAATGTCCTGTCCGGGCCGTTCTGCACCTATCAGATGGCTCTTCTGGGTGCCGAGGTCATCAAGGTCGAGAATCCGGAAGGCGGCGATCTGGCGCGCAAGCTCGGAGCCTCACCCGCGCTGAACGCACGGTTGATGGGTGCCTCGTTTCAAGCTCAGAACAGTGGCAAGAAATCGATCGTGCTCGACCTGAAAAGCGACCACGGACGCACTGTATTCCTCGATCTCGTGCGCACGGCCGACGTATTGGTGGAAAATTTCCGTCCCGGCGTGATGAAGCGCCTGGGACTGGATTACGCCGTGCTGAGCGATTTGAATCCGGGGCTGATCTATTGCGCCATATCCGGGTTCGGACAGGACGGGCCCCTGAAGAACAGCCCTGCCTATGACCAGATCATCCAGGGCATGTCGGGCATCATGTCCGTCACCGGCACGCCCGACACCGCGCCTTTGCGTGTCGGTTACCCCGTCGCGGACACGATCGGCGGGCTTACCGGCGCCTTCGCGACGATGGCCGCCCTGGTCGCGCGCGCCCGCAGCGGACAGGGACAATTCATCGACGTCTCGATGCTCGACTCCTCGATCGTCTCGATGGGCTGGATCGTCTCCAACTTCCTCTCGGCCGGGATCCAGCCCGCTCCCATTGGCAACGAGAACATGACCGCCGCCCCATCCGGCACCTTCATGGCCGCGGACGGTCCTCTCAATATCGCCGCAAACAAGGATGACCAATTCCGCAATCTCTGTGAATTGATCGACCGCGCCGATCTGCTCCAGGATCCGCGATTTGCCGAACGCGAGACGCGCAAGCTCAATCGCGCCGCATTGAATGCCGAAATCAACGAGGCACTGGCTAAGAATACCGTCGCACACTGGGTCACCGCACTGACCGGGCTGGGCGTTCCCGCGGGTCCGGTGCTCAGCGTCCCGCAGGTGCTGGCCCACCAGCAGGTCACCGGACGACGGCTGGTTCAGGAGGTCGGCGAACCCGACGCCCAGGGTCAATGCACACGTGTTACCCGCGCCGGTTACCGCCTGGGCGGCAGCGAACCCGCCGCGCGGATGCCCCCGCCCGAACTGGGCGAGCATACTCAGGAAGTCCTGGAATTCCTTGGCCTGGCGCCCACGACCATCGAGGAGCTGCGCCGCGATCGCATCGTCGGAGGCTGA
- a CDS encoding IclR family transcriptional regulator produces the protein MSEKPKSSTGVVAVDRALTILDAFRGTTGPLSLKDISERTGFYKSTTLRLLGSLETFGYIRRLENGGYNLGPKLAELAAVYQASFNLEPLVRPVLENIVSMTNESASFYVPEGDKRICLFRCDATQVIRDHIRVGDALEPSQGASGKAITAFLDGLPADTKADDLMFNSVGERHADMAAVAAPVFGLGDKLVGSLTISGPATRFNAKLRKQYARTVLHEAVRLSIQLGATPERLPAM, from the coding sequence ATGAGCGAAAAACCAAAATCCAGCACAGGTGTCGTTGCTGTAGACCGCGCGCTGACCATTCTCGACGCGTTCCGGGGCACCACCGGCCCCTTGTCGCTCAAGGATATTTCGGAGCGTACCGGATTCTATAAAAGCACGACCTTGCGTCTTCTCGGATCGCTCGAAACTTTCGGCTACATTCGCAGACTGGAGAACGGCGGCTACAACCTCGGCCCCAAGCTGGCCGAACTGGCAGCGGTCTATCAGGCCTCGTTCAACCTCGAACCGCTGGTACGGCCGGTTCTGGAAAACATTGTCAGCATGACCAACGAAAGCGCTTCGTTCTACGTACCGGAAGGTGACAAGCGCATTTGCCTGTTCCGATGCGATGCAACACAGGTCATCCGCGACCATATTCGCGTCGGCGACGCCCTGGAGCCCAGTCAGGGCGCCAGTGGAAAAGCGATCACCGCCTTTCTTGACGGCTTGCCCGCGGATACCAAAGCCGACGATCTGATGTTCAATTCGGTCGGCGAGCGCCACGCGGACATGGCAGCCGTCGCAGCACCGGTCTTCGGCCTGGGGGACAAGCTGGTGGGATCCCTGACCATCAGCGGCCCCGCGACCCGGTTCAACGCCAAACTTCGCAAGCAATATGCACGGACCGTCCTGCACGAGGCCGTCCGCCTGTCGATACAATTGGGGGCAACGCCCGAACGCCTGCCGGCCATGTGA